A stretch of Pseudomonas sp. LS.1a DNA encodes these proteins:
- a CDS encoding 2-hydroxy-3-oxopropionate reductase: MAKIGFIGTGIMGKPMAQNLQKAGHSIFVSTHHDAAPADLIAAGAVALANPKEVAQEAEFIIVMVPDTPQVESVLFGDNGVAEGVGPNKVVIDMSSISPTATKAFAEKIKATGAAYLDAPVSGGEVGAKAATLSIMVGGCPKAFERTLPLFEAMGKNITRVGGNGDGQTAKVANQIIVALNIQAVAEALLFAARNGADPAKVREALMGGFASSKILEVHAERMIKGTFDPGFRINLHQKDLNLALQGAKELGINLPNTSNAQQVFNTCQALGGGNWDHSALIKGLEHMANFSIRDDK; the protein is encoded by the coding sequence ATGGCTAAAATCGGTTTCATCGGCACCGGCATCATGGGCAAGCCCATGGCTCAGAACCTGCAGAAAGCAGGTCACAGCATCTTCGTTTCCACTCACCACGACGCTGCCCCGGCCGACCTGATCGCCGCCGGTGCCGTGGCCCTGGCCAACCCGAAAGAAGTTGCCCAGGAAGCCGAGTTCATCATCGTCATGGTCCCCGACACCCCACAGGTCGAGAGCGTCCTGTTCGGTGACAACGGCGTGGCCGAAGGCGTGGGTCCGAACAAGGTGGTGATCGACATGAGCTCGATCTCCCCTACCGCTACCAAAGCCTTTGCCGAGAAAATCAAGGCTACCGGCGCTGCCTACCTGGACGCCCCGGTGTCCGGCGGCGAAGTCGGCGCCAAGGCTGCGACCCTGAGCATCATGGTCGGTGGCTGCCCGAAAGCCTTCGAGCGCACCCTGCCGCTGTTCGAAGCCATGGGCAAGAACATCACCCGCGTCGGTGGCAATGGCGACGGCCAGACCGCCAAGGTGGCCAACCAGATCATCGTTGCCCTGAACATCCAGGCCGTTGCCGAAGCCCTGCTGTTCGCCGCCAGGAACGGCGCCGACCCGGCCAAGGTACGTGAAGCACTGATGGGCGGCTTCGCCTCGTCGAAAATCCTTGAAGTGCACGCCGAGCGCATGATCAAGGGCACCTTCGACCCAGGCTTCCGCATCAACCTGCACCAGAAGGACCTGAACCTGGCCCTGCAAGGTGCCAAGGAACTGGGCATCAACCTGCCCAACACCTCCAATGCCCAGCAAGTGTTCAACACCTGCCAGGCCCTGGGTGGCGGCAACTGGGACCACTCGGCGCTGATCAAAGGCCTGGAGCACATGGCCAACTTCTCGATCCGCGACGACAAGTAA
- a CDS encoding glycerate kinase type-2 family protein, with protein sequence MSVDPQKILRELFDTAIAAAHPRQVLEPYLPADRSGRVIVIGAGKAAAAMAEVVEKNWQGEVSGLVVTRYGHGANCQKIEVVEAAHPVPDAAGLAVAKRVLELVSNLSEDDRVIFLLSGGGSALLALPAEGLTLADKQQINKALLKSGATIGEMNCVRKHLSAIKGGRLAKACWPATVYTYAISDVPGDLATVIASGPTVADPSTSADALAILKRYNIEAPKAVIDWLNNPASETVKADDPALARSHFQLIAKPQQSLEAAAVKARQAGFSPLILGDLEGESREVAKVHAGIARQIVQHGQPLKAPCVILSGGETTVTVRGNGRGGRNAEFLLSLTESLKGLPGVYALAGDTDGIDGSEENAGAFMTPASYARAEALGLSASDELDNNNGYGYFAALDALIVTEPTRTNVNDFRAILILETAQS encoded by the coding sequence ATGTCGGTCGATCCGCAAAAAATTCTCCGCGAGCTGTTCGACACAGCCATCGCCGCCGCCCACCCCCGTCAAGTCCTCGAACCCTACCTGCCCGCCGACCGCAGCGGCCGGGTCATCGTCATCGGCGCCGGCAAGGCCGCAGCCGCCATGGCCGAAGTGGTCGAGAAAAACTGGCAGGGCGAAGTCTCTGGCCTGGTCGTAACCCGTTACGGCCATGGCGCCAACTGCCAGAAGATCGAGGTGGTCGAAGCCGCCCACCCGGTCCCCGACGCCGCCGGCCTGGCCGTGGCCAAGCGCGTGCTGGAACTGGTCAGCAACCTCAGTGAAGACGACCGCGTCATCTTCCTGCTGTCCGGCGGTGGCTCGGCGCTGCTGGCCCTGCCCGCCGAAGGCCTGACCCTGGCCGACAAGCAGCAGATCAACAAGGCGCTGCTGAAATCCGGCGCCACCATCGGCGAGATGAATTGCGTGCGCAAGCACCTCTCGGCGATCAAGGGCGGCCGCCTGGCCAAGGCCTGCTGGCCGGCCACGGTGTACACCTATGCCATTTCCGATGTGCCGGGCGACCTCGCCACGGTGATCGCCTCCGGCCCTACCGTGGCCGACCCGAGCACCTCGGCCGATGCCCTGGCCATCCTCAAGCGCTACAACATCGAAGCGCCCAAGGCCGTTATCGACTGGCTCAACAACCCAGCCTCGGAAACCGTCAAGGCCGACGACCCGGCACTGGCCCGCAGCCACTTCCAGCTGATCGCCAAACCTCAGCAATCGCTTGAAGCCGCCGCAGTCAAAGCCCGCCAGGCCGGGTTCAGCCCACTGATCCTCGGCGACCTGGAAGGCGAATCGCGCGAAGTGGCCAAAGTGCACGCCGGTATCGCCCGGCAGATCGTCCAGCACGGCCAGCCGCTGAAAGCGCCCTGCGTGATCCTGTCTGGCGGCGAAACCACCGTGACCGTGCGCGGCAACGGCCGTGGCGGGCGCAACGCCGAGTTCCTGCTCAGCCTCACCGAAAGCCTCAAGGGCCTGCCGGGCGTGTACGCCCTGGCCGGTGACACCGACGGCATCGATGGCTCGGAAGAAAACGCCGGCGCCTTCATGACCCCGGCCAGCTACGCCCGCGCCGAAGCCCTGGGCCTGTCGGCCAGCGACGAGCTGGACAACAACAA